Proteins encoded in a region of the Isoalcanivorax pacificus W11-5 genome:
- a CDS encoding C13 family peptidase, translated as MGKPIRLVLWLGAGGVLGYMLAQQLGPDAQLADGARYQGPLQEGLMHGEGRLDWPGGSYYEGTFQFGELAGEGRMVTASGEIYQGAMQHGMMHGPGLLELPDGGSYQGEFEQGQLVRGVFADARGGLHQGTFRHWQLHGTGRLSLPDGSEYSGEFRDGVPVRGQFSDGAGGHYQGTFANGAFEGEGEYTDADGNLYRGVFRHGQLTGEGVFEGADGLHYEGEFADGLFHGQGTLTEASGDRYEGMFAYGHPHGEGRRQFGDDRPPQQGQWRQGRFLPAIAARQAETAARVEPLLYNQPALLGQALASVAPSDDAINLYLLAIAGDGTQEVFRREVEYVSEMFGHWFDTGERHITLVNSRTTTDTYPLATITSVRRALARLAEQMDNERDILFVFLTSHGSADHQFSLQQRGLSLPSLPAATLAELLAESGIRWKVVLVSACYSGGFIPPLADEQTLVMTAARSDRTSFGCSDEADFTYFGGAYFRDTLAADGDFVAAFHRARERVLEREAEEGITVPSEPQIHAPEPILAQLRAWQAARE; from the coding sequence GTGGGTAAACCGATACGGCTGGTGCTGTGGCTCGGTGCTGGCGGCGTGCTCGGTTATATGCTGGCACAGCAGTTGGGGCCGGATGCGCAACTGGCTGACGGTGCCCGGTATCAGGGGCCATTGCAGGAAGGCCTGATGCACGGCGAGGGCCGTCTCGACTGGCCCGGCGGCAGCTATTACGAAGGCACGTTCCAGTTCGGTGAGCTGGCTGGCGAAGGCCGCATGGTGACGGCGTCCGGTGAAATTTATCAGGGCGCCATGCAGCACGGCATGATGCACGGGCCCGGTCTGCTGGAGCTGCCGGATGGCGGCAGTTATCAGGGCGAGTTTGAGCAGGGGCAACTGGTGCGCGGTGTGTTCGCCGATGCACGCGGCGGCCTGCACCAGGGCACATTTCGGCACTGGCAATTGCACGGCACCGGCCGCCTCAGCCTGCCGGACGGCAGCGAATACAGCGGCGAATTCCGTGATGGCGTACCGGTGCGCGGCCAGTTCAGCGATGGCGCCGGGGGCCATTACCAGGGCACCTTCGCCAACGGCGCGTTCGAGGGCGAAGGCGAGTACACCGATGCAGACGGCAATCTTTACCGTGGCGTGTTCCGCCACGGGCAGCTGACCGGCGAAGGCGTTTTCGAAGGCGCGGACGGGCTGCACTATGAGGGCGAGTTCGCCGACGGCCTGTTCCACGGCCAGGGCACGCTGACGGAGGCCAGCGGCGACCGCTATGAGGGCATGTTTGCCTACGGCCATCCGCACGGCGAAGGCCGGCGCCAGTTCGGTGACGACCGCCCGCCGCAGCAAGGCCAGTGGCGCCAGGGCCGCTTTCTGCCGGCGATAGCTGCACGGCAGGCGGAAACCGCCGCGCGCGTCGAGCCATTGCTGTACAACCAGCCGGCCTTGCTGGGGCAGGCGCTGGCGTCCGTGGCGCCGAGCGATGACGCCATCAATCTCTATCTGCTGGCCATTGCCGGCGATGGCACCCAGGAAGTGTTCCGCCGCGAAGTGGAATACGTCAGCGAAATGTTCGGCCACTGGTTTGATACCGGCGAGCGGCATATCACGCTGGTCAACAGCCGCACCACCACCGACACCTACCCCCTGGCCACGATCACCAGTGTGCGCCGCGCGCTGGCGCGGCTGGCAGAGCAGATGGACAACGAGCGCGACATCCTGTTCGTGTTCCTCACCAGCCATGGTTCCGCAGACCATCAGTTCTCATTGCAACAGCGCGGCCTGAGCCTGCCGTCACTGCCGGCTGCGACGCTGGCCGAACTGCTGGCGGAAAGCGGTATCCGCTGGAAAGTGGTACTGGTGTCGGCCTGTTATTCCGGCGGGTTCATTCCGCCGCTGGCGGATGAGCAGACGCTGGTGATGACCGCCGCGCGGTCGGATCGCACCTCGTTCGGCTGTTCCGATGAAGCGGATTTCACCTATTTCGGTGGTGCGTATTTCCGCGACACGCTGGCGGCGGACGGCGATTTTGTCGCCGCGTTCCACCGGGCCAGAGAGCGGGTACTGGAACGCGAAGCGGAGGAGGGCATCACGGTGCCGTCCGAACCACAGATTCATGCCCCCGAGCCGATCCTGGCACAGCTCAGGGCGTGGCAGGCGGCGCGGGAGTAA
- a CDS encoding antibiotic biosynthesis monooxygenase family protein yields the protein MKFIFEVHIREGCTAEQYADAWVRASELIQRAPGARGTTLHRKIGDPRTLIAIAYWDSKAERDAMEARPNPAVEAIIREASRYCDIRLIGEFEEPEWVVTPAPPATP from the coding sequence ATGAAGTTCATTTTTGAAGTGCACATCCGCGAGGGCTGCACGGCGGAACAGTATGCCGACGCCTGGGTACGTGCCAGTGAACTGATCCAGCGGGCGCCGGGGGCGCGCGGCACCACGCTGCATCGCAAGATCGGCGATCCGCGCACGCTGATCGCGATCGCCTACTGGGACAGCAAAGCCGAGCGTGATGCCATGGAAGCGCGCCCGAACCCGGCCGTGGAGGCCATCATCCGCGAGGCGTCCCGGTACTGTGATATCCGGCTGATCGGTGAATTCGAGGAGCCGGAATGGGTGGTTACTCCCGCGCCGCCTGCCACGCCCTGA
- a CDS encoding MATE family efflux transporter — MSIPGYRDLIRLAIPVILANAAVPLLGLADTAVIGRTGDAAALGAIALGALIFSFLYWGFGFLRMGTTGFTAQAAGAGDWPEVRAAFARALLLGLGIGVLLILLQWPLGLAALALLNGSESVELGVQQYFHVRIWGAPATLGLFALLGTLIGLGHTRQLLWLQLFLNGLNVLLDVLFVAGFGWGVHGIALGTVIAEWTSLLLGLWMVVRLIRPQDDAPLWPWQRIMVREHWLRTLRANADIMWRTLMLLAGFAWFTDQGARFGDVTLAANHILLQFVSLSAFFLDGYAFVVESQVGRAMGARQAQWFRLVIQRSTILAAGTAVALALLVWWPGPLFIDALTTVASVREAARLYLPWAALYVLCSFVAFQLDGIFIGTTESRPMRNATAMALGVFLLAAAWLVPHYANHGLWLAFVLFVIARGITLGAYLPALHRRIREVV; from the coding sequence ATGAGCATTCCCGGTTACCGCGACCTGATCCGGCTGGCCATCCCGGTGATTCTGGCCAACGCCGCCGTGCCGCTACTGGGCCTGGCGGATACGGCGGTGATCGGCCGCACCGGCGACGCTGCCGCGCTCGGTGCCATTGCGCTGGGCGCGCTGATATTCAGTTTTCTGTACTGGGGCTTCGGTTTTCTGCGCATGGGCACCACCGGGTTTACCGCGCAGGCCGCCGGTGCCGGTGACTGGCCGGAGGTGCGTGCGGCGTTTGCCCGTGCGCTGCTGCTCGGGCTGGGCATTGGCGTGCTGCTCATTCTGTTGCAGTGGCCGCTGGGCCTGGCCGCGCTGGCGCTGCTCAACGGCAGCGAATCCGTCGAGCTGGGCGTGCAGCAATATTTTCATGTGCGTATCTGGGGCGCCCCCGCGACACTGGGGCTGTTCGCCCTGCTCGGTACACTGATCGGCCTCGGCCACACACGGCAACTGTTGTGGCTGCAACTGTTCCTGAACGGCCTGAACGTGTTGCTGGACGTGCTGTTCGTGGCCGGTTTCGGCTGGGGCGTGCACGGTATCGCACTCGGCACGGTGATCGCGGAATGGACTTCGCTGCTGCTGGGCCTGTGGATGGTGGTGCGGCTGATCCGCCCGCAGGATGATGCGCCGCTGTGGCCCTGGCAACGCATCATGGTGCGCGAGCACTGGCTGCGCACACTGCGCGCCAACGCCGACATCATGTGGCGCACGCTGATGCTGCTGGCCGGCTTTGCGTGGTTTACCGACCAGGGCGCACGGTTTGGCGACGTGACGCTGGCCGCGAACCATATCCTGTTGCAGTTTGTTTCCCTGTCGGCATTTTTTCTCGACGGCTACGCGTTCGTGGTGGAATCACAGGTGGGCCGCGCCATGGGCGCGCGACAGGCGCAGTGGTTCCGTCTGGTGATACAGCGCTCGACGATCCTTGCGGCGGGCACCGCCGTCGCCCTGGCACTGCTGGTCTGGTGGCCGGGGCCGTTGTTCATCGATGCGCTGACCACGGTCGCATCGGTGCGTGAGGCCGCGCGTCTTTATCTGCCCTGGGCGGCGCTGTATGTGCTGTGTTCGTTTGTCGCGTTCCAGCTCGACGGGATTTTTATCGGCACCACCGAAAGCCGGCCGATGCGCAATGCGACGGCGATGGCGCTGGGGGTGTTTCTGCTCGCCGCCGCGTGGCTGGTGCCACACTATGCCAACCATGGGTTGTGGCTGGCGTTCGTGCTGTTTGTGATCGCACGCGGCATCACGCTGGGCGCGTACCTGCCGGCCTTGCATCGCCGCATCAGGGAGGTGGTATGA
- a CDS encoding AraC family transcriptional regulator has product MRDFQHQPSIPIAYLQLLVEILGERGISAAQLLHEQPLDPALLDDSQARMSPLQWTRLVLRAQALTDDPGLGYEYGLRMRPTVHGVLGYAAMSSASLRQAQEISARYNRLRQAGFSFEFHEDGDVGYLSLIQRQPIPVARAFFIENILLGLAGATAVLLGRTLAELPDLEIWFDMPEPPYYAAWAARLPTLRFNQRGNLLRLPAHYLSLRPVLADPLASQQAIALCERELALAAGQDSDIIAHVRAALVPQDGGGYPTLAALCAPLHISSRTLKRRLQQQGTSYLLLLEEARQQDARRWLAHSPLPVRDIATRLGYDNPANFTRAFRRWTGETPSDYRERHRS; this is encoded by the coding sequence TTGCGCGATTTCCAGCACCAACCGTCCATCCCCATCGCCTACCTGCAGCTGCTGGTGGAGATCCTCGGCGAGCGCGGCATCAGCGCCGCGCAACTGCTGCACGAACAGCCGCTGGACCCGGCCCTGCTGGACGACAGCCAGGCGCGCATGTCGCCGCTGCAATGGACCCGGCTGGTGCTGCGTGCCCAGGCGCTGACCGATGACCCCGGCCTGGGTTACGAGTACGGCCTGCGCATGCGCCCCACCGTGCACGGTGTGCTCGGCTACGCCGCCATGAGCAGCGCCAGCCTGCGCCAGGCACAGGAAATCTCGGCGCGCTACAACCGGCTGCGACAGGCGGGTTTCAGTTTCGAATTTCATGAAGACGGTGACGTGGGGTATCTGTCGCTGATCCAGCGGCAACCGATCCCGGTGGCGCGCGCCTTCTTTATCGAGAACATCCTGCTCGGCCTGGCCGGGGCCACCGCCGTGCTGCTGGGCCGCACGCTGGCGGAACTGCCCGATCTGGAAATCTGGTTCGACATGCCCGAGCCGCCCTATTACGCCGCCTGGGCCGCGCGGCTGCCGACACTGCGTTTCAACCAGCGCGGCAACCTGTTGCGCCTGCCGGCGCATTATCTGTCGCTGCGCCCGGTGCTGGCCGATCCGCTCGCCTCGCAGCAGGCCATTGCCCTGTGCGAGCGGGAACTGGCGCTGGCCGCCGGGCAGGACAGCGATATCATCGCCCACGTACGCGCCGCGCTGGTGCCGCAGGACGGCGGTGGCTACCCGACACTGGCCGCCCTTTGCGCACCGCTGCATATCAGCAGCCGCACCTTGAAACGCCGGCTGCAACAACAGGGCACCTCGTACCTGCTGTTGCTCGAAGAAGCCCGGCAACAGGACGCGCGCCGCTGGCTGGCGCACTCGCCACTGCCGGTGCGCGATATCGCCACACGCCTGGGTTACGACAACCCGGCCAATTTCACCCGGGCGTTTCGCCGCTGGACCGGCGAAACGCCTTCTGATTATCGCGAGCGCCATCGCTCATGA
- a CDS encoding SDR family oxidoreductase, which produces MTRNTLKGKVVAITGGGRGIGLAIARRLSQAGAKVSLGDIDVVLAEQAAATLNGVGLPLDVRDRGAFRAFLDATERALGPLDVLINNAGIMPAGDFLAEDDDLSDTQIDINFRGVVHGCKLALPGMLARGHGQVVNVASMAGKLAVPGLAVYCGTKFAVVGFTETLREEYRDSGVQFTTVMPAKVTTELASGTEQAGRGVPTASPEQVADAVFDALVERLPEVTVPRYLAAVAPLQGVAPSRLLRSVRRLFGDRRILEQIDERARAGYTQRINALSSRGSKQGLS; this is translated from the coding sequence ATGACGCGTAACACATTGAAAGGAAAGGTGGTGGCCATCACCGGCGGCGGGCGGGGCATCGGCCTGGCCATTGCCCGGCGGCTCAGCCAGGCGGGGGCCAAGGTCAGCCTCGGCGATATCGACGTGGTCCTGGCGGAGCAGGCCGCCGCCACACTGAACGGCGTGGGCCTGCCGCTGGATGTGCGCGACCGGGGGGCGTTCCGGGCCTTTCTGGACGCCACCGAGCGGGCACTGGGACCGCTGGATGTGCTGATCAACAACGCCGGCATCATGCCCGCCGGGGATTTTCTGGCCGAGGACGACGACCTCAGCGACACCCAGATCGACATCAATTTCCGTGGCGTGGTGCACGGCTGCAAGCTGGCCCTGCCGGGCATGCTCGCGCGCGGGCACGGCCAGGTGGTGAACGTCGCCTCCATGGCCGGCAAGCTGGCCGTGCCGGGGCTGGCGGTGTACTGCGGCACCAAGTTCGCGGTGGTCGGCTTCACCGAGACGCTGCGTGAGGAATACCGCGACAGCGGTGTGCAGTTCACCACCGTGATGCCGGCCAAAGTGACCACCGAACTGGCGTCCGGCACCGAGCAGGCCGGGCGCGGCGTGCCGACGGCGTCGCCGGAGCAGGTCGCGGACGCGGTGTTCGACGCGCTGGTGGAGCGCCTGCCGGAAGTCACCGTGCCGCGTTACCTGGCGGCGGTGGCGCCGCTGCAAGGCGTGGCGCCGTCGAGGCTGCTGCGCAGCGTGCGGCGCCTGTTCGGCGACCGCCGCATTCTGGAACAGATCGACGAGCGCGCCCGCGCCGGTTACACGCAGCGCATCAACGCGCTGTCTTCCCGTGGTTCGAAACAGGGTTTGTCATGA
- a CDS encoding flavin-containing monooxygenase, protein MTAHLFDVLVIGAGISGIGAAIRLREQGVDNFAVLEKADSLGGTWRDNTYPGCACDVPSALYSYSFAQKPDWSRLFAGQQEILHYVRDTAARHDVQRYIRFGEELEEAAWDEAQCAWRVRTVRGEYRARVVISCTGYLHEPIMPDLPGLADFPGKVFHSSRWDHDHDLRGERVAVIGTGASAIQFVPEIQPQVAQLKVYQRTPQWILPKPDSTLNAVQTGLLGLPGIKQLLRGLLYTGFETFGIGFRKPAMLKQVERLARAHLRMAIKDPALREKVTPDYTLGCKRVLLSNNYYPALAQPNVEVFATGVREIRGNVIVADDGSERAVDTIILGTGFHVTDQPIAQRVRGVGGDTLAGLWAGSPEAYRGTTIHGFPNLFLVLGPNLAIGHNSAFIVIESQIRYAMSALAAMREHRLARVEVRAAAQQKYNARVQAALAGTVWNTGGCSSYYIDANGKNSTGFPWSTVTMRRLLSQFDLESYDVVPDVLEVNDVAVV, encoded by the coding sequence ATGACTGCACACTTATTTGACGTATTGGTGATCGGCGCCGGTATCAGCGGCATCGGCGCCGCCATCCGCCTGCGCGAACAGGGCGTGGACAATTTTGCCGTGCTGGAAAAGGCCGACAGCCTGGGCGGCACCTGGCGCGACAACACCTATCCCGGCTGCGCCTGCGACGTGCCGTCGGCACTGTATTCCTACTCCTTTGCGCAGAAGCCGGACTGGAGCCGGCTGTTCGCCGGGCAACAGGAAATTCTGCACTATGTGCGCGACACCGCCGCGCGCCACGATGTGCAGCGCTACATCCGCTTTGGCGAGGAACTCGAAGAGGCTGCCTGGGATGAGGCGCAATGTGCCTGGCGGGTGCGCACGGTGCGCGGTGAATACCGGGCGCGGGTGGTTATCTCCTGCACCGGCTACCTGCACGAGCCGATCATGCCGGACCTGCCGGGCCTGGCCGATTTTCCCGGCAAGGTATTTCATTCCTCGCGCTGGGATCACGACCATGACCTGCGCGGCGAGCGCGTGGCCGTGATCGGCACCGGTGCCTCCGCGATCCAGTTCGTGCCGGAAATCCAGCCGCAGGTGGCGCAGCTGAAGGTTTACCAGCGCACCCCGCAATGGATACTGCCGAAACCGGACAGCACGCTGAATGCCGTGCAAACCGGCCTGCTGGGGCTGCCCGGTATCAAGCAATTGCTGCGCGGGTTGCTCTATACCGGCTTTGAAACTTTCGGCATCGGTTTTCGCAAACCGGCCATGCTGAAACAGGTGGAGCGCCTGGCGCGGGCGCATCTCCGCATGGCGATCAAGGACCCGGCGCTGCGCGAAAAAGTCACACCGGATTACACGCTCGGCTGCAAGCGGGTACTGCTCTCGAACAATTATTACCCGGCACTGGCGCAGCCGAATGTGGAAGTGTTCGCCACCGGTGTGCGGGAAATCCGTGGCAACGTGATCGTGGCGGATGACGGCAGCGAACGTGCGGTGGACACCATTATTCTGGGCACAGGTTTTCATGTCACCGACCAGCCCATTGCACAGCGTGTGCGGGGTGTCGGTGGCGACACGCTGGCCGGCCTCTGGGCCGGCAGCCCGGAGGCCTATCGCGGCACCACCATCCATGGTTTCCCGAACCTGTTTCTGGTGCTCGGGCCGAACCTCGCCATTGGCCACAACTCGGCGTTTATCGTCATCGAATCGCAGATCCGGTATGCCATGTCCGCGCTGGCGGCGATGCGCGAGCACCGGCTGGCAAGGGTGGAAGTGCGTGCTGCCGCGCAGCAAAAATACAATGCACGGGTGCAGGCCGCGCTGGCCGGCACGGTCTGGAACACCGGCGGCTGTTCCAGCTATTACATCGACGCCAACGGCAAAAACAGTACCGGCTTTCCCTGGAGCACGGTGACCATGCGCCGGTTGTTGTCGCAGTTCGATCTGGAAAGTTATGACGTGGTCCCGGACGTGCTGGAGGTCAACGATGTCGCTGTCGTCTGA
- a CDS encoding patatin-like phospholipase family protein: MSLSSDKRALVLGCGGVAGGAWSIAALASLEQQLGWDARSADILIGTSAGAVLAALLAAGMPVSRLLASQRGEAPECLWDHDTATGGALPPLPGASFTGLPLLRRGLRREVAPLTALVGALPRGRADVTPFMDLIDSVVPAGEWAPHPNAWMMVVDRDSGERVALGRDDSPRMPLNLAVCASYAVPGWCPPVRWQGRTYLDGGIASPVSADMLLGTGVREAVVLAPMASRHPDAPRSPLAKIERRVRRYMTAIVDREVAALEHSGIRVIRLEPQADDLRAIGFNMMDPARRRQVFETALRTTARQVEGV, translated from the coding sequence ATGTCGCTGTCGTCTGACAAACGCGCGCTGGTGCTGGGCTGTGGCGGCGTCGCCGGCGGTGCCTGGTCGATTGCCGCCCTGGCCAGCCTGGAGCAGCAACTCGGCTGGGACGCGCGCAGCGCCGATATCCTGATCGGCACCTCGGCGGGCGCCGTGCTGGCCGCCTTGCTGGCGGCGGGGATGCCGGTATCGCGGTTGCTGGCCAGCCAGCGTGGCGAGGCGCCGGAGTGTCTCTGGGACCACGACACGGCCACCGGCGGCGCCTTGCCGCCATTGCCCGGTGCCTCGTTTACCGGCCTGCCGCTGTTGCGCCGGGGGCTGCGTCGCGAAGTCGCGCCGCTGACCGCGCTGGTGGGGGCACTGCCTCGCGGCCGCGCGGACGTGACGCCCTTTATGGATCTGATCGACAGCGTGGTGCCCGCCGGTGAATGGGCGCCACACCCGAATGCCTGGATGATGGTGGTGGACCGCGACAGCGGCGAGCGTGTCGCGCTGGGTCGTGACGACTCTCCGCGCATGCCGCTCAATCTGGCTGTCTGTGCGTCCTATGCCGTGCCCGGCTGGTGTCCGCCTGTGCGATGGCAGGGCCGCACGTATCTGGATGGCGGTATCGCCTCGCCGGTGTCGGCGGACATGCTGCTGGGCACCGGCGTCCGCGAAGCCGTGGTGCTGGCGCCGATGGCCTCGCGTCACCCGGACGCGCCACGTTCGCCGCTGGCAAAAATCGAGCGGCGGGTGCGGCGCTACATGACGGCCATCGTCGATCGTGAAGTGGCGGCTCTCGAACACTCCGGCATTCGCGTCATCCGGCTGGAGCCGCAAGCGGATGACCTGCGCGCCATCGGCTTCAACATGATGGATCCGGCCCGGCGCAGGCAGGTGTTTGAGACAGCGCTGAGGACGACGGCCCGGCAGGTCGAGGGGGTGTGA